One window of Toxotes jaculatrix isolate fToxJac2 chromosome 19, fToxJac2.pri, whole genome shotgun sequence genomic DNA carries:
- the baalcb gene encoding brain and acute leukemia cytoplasmic protein isoform X2: protein MGCGGSRTDALEPRYLESWTKETESTWLTSTDTDIPLSSIQSIPSENSEAGFTSEKTISPVPDFFEDGLPPPAQAYLKVCSAVSEASLNDVKPSSPPAILASPPKEEVLPSSGTTVQRRSVLHTEEITKWQDNRMSTKQVTITVTQSIHQVDKNGKVKKSLTTYEVMKPVEALKQVATQNT, encoded by the exons ATGGGCTGTGGAGGGAGCAGGACTGACGCACTGGAGCCTCGATACCTGGAGAGCTGGACCAAAGAGACGGAGTCGACATGGCTGAccagcacagacactgacatcCCTCTGTCGTCCATCCAGAGCATCCCCTCTGAGAACTCTGAGGCCGGCTTCACTTCTGAGAAAACAATCAGCCCTG tTCCAGATTTCTTTGAGGACGGCCTCCCTCCTCCGGCTCAGGCGTATCTGAAGGTCTGCTCCGCCGTGTCTGAAGCCAGCCTGAATGACGTGAAACCCAGCAGCCCTCCCGCAATACTGGCCTCTCCACCCAAAGAGGAGGTGTTGCCTTCGTCTGGCACCACAGTGCAGCGACGAAGCGTTCTACACACTGAAGAGATT ACAAAATGGCAGGACAATCGGATGTCGACCAAGCAGGTGAccatcacagtgacacagagcatCCATCAGGTGGACAAGAACGGGAAGGTGAAGAAGTCCCTCACCACCTACGAGGTTATGAAACCTGTGGAGGCTCTAAAACAGGTGGCCACACAAAACACTTGA
- the baalcb gene encoding brain and acute leukemia cytoplasmic protein isoform X1, with product MGCGGSRTDALEPRYLESWTKETESTWLTSTDTDIPLSSIQSIPSENSEAGFTSEKTISPVPDFFEDGLPPPAQAYLKVCSAVSEASLNDVKPSSPPAILASPPKEEVLPSSGTTVQRRSVLHTEEIQKCQTFPGPSLSDTKWQDNRMSTKQVTITVTQSIHQVDKNGKVKKSLTTYEVMKPVEALKQVATQNT from the exons ATGGGCTGTGGAGGGAGCAGGACTGACGCACTGGAGCCTCGATACCTGGAGAGCTGGACCAAAGAGACGGAGTCGACATGGCTGAccagcacagacactgacatcCCTCTGTCGTCCATCCAGAGCATCCCCTCTGAGAACTCTGAGGCCGGCTTCACTTCTGAGAAAACAATCAGCCCTG tTCCAGATTTCTTTGAGGACGGCCTCCCTCCTCCGGCTCAGGCGTATCTGAAGGTCTGCTCCGCCGTGTCTGAAGCCAGCCTGAATGACGTGAAACCCAGCAGCCCTCCCGCAATACTGGCCTCTCCACCCAAAGAGGAGGTGTTGCCTTCGTCTGGCACCACAGTGCAGCGACGAAGCGTTCTACACACTGAAGAGATT caaaagtGTCAAACATTTCCTGGTCCCAGcctctcagat ACAAAATGGCAGGACAATCGGATGTCGACCAAGCAGGTGAccatcacagtgacacagagcatCCATCAGGTGGACAAGAACGGGAAGGTGAAGAAGTCCCTCACCACCTACGAGGTTATGAAACCTGTGGAGGCTCTAAAACAGGTGGCCACACAAAACACTTGA